Below is a genomic region from Argiope bruennichi chromosome 11, qqArgBrue1.1, whole genome shotgun sequence.
taatttactgcgTATCTGCCCATTAAAGACCTCAGATGATATTGtatcattcagaaaaatgtttgataatatacAGACGGAACTCCGATCTCTTGAATCtcttaatgttttgaaagaaacctACGAAAACTTACTTTGCCCAATCCTGTTAAAATGCCTTCCCCCCGATCtcgttttagaatataataaaaacatgaaatcggataaatatgaaatagatgaaTTGCTCGACTTCCTGTCTCTTCAGCTGAAAGCAAAAGAACGATCTTTAATGTATGCTTCTCCTGTGAgttcgaaaaaagaaaagtattcatttcaCCCGTTGCGTTATGACTCATCGagcggaaaaataaataatcctagaTGTTCCACTGCAAAGAGATTTAGCAGTTCAGAATTGATTAgttctgaagtaaaaataaaaacaccagAATActtattctgcaataaatttcatgatgttgTTGATTGTGAATACGTACGTACTTTAAGTTTGGAAAAACGGAAACGTATACTGTCTAAAAAAGCTGCGTGTTTTATTTGTGCAAAGCAATTTCATGTTGCTAAATTTTGTAGGTCAAAAATAGTTTGTACTCTCTGTGGTAAAAAACATTTATCCATATTATGCAATCAAGATAATTCTGTTCCGAAAAATAATAcccattttaatgaaagtaaggatgagaataatcttttaaatgaaaatttcgcgTTGGCGAATAATTTATGTTCCAGGGAGGTTTATCTGCAGACTTTAATTGTTAGCgtcgaaaataatgatttaaaacactATGTTAGATCGATCATTGACCTCGGGAGCCAGAGGTCGTATGTCAGCAAATACGTAGCGGATGTAATGAAATTGTAGTGTCTTGGGGAACAAACGGTGACTCATGGACTTTTCGGAGGACTGAAAAGGCGGGAAAACCACAAGATGTATTCCATTAAATTgcgtaatacagaaaataatttctgttgtaaTGTAGAAGTAAtggatcagaataaaatttgcacTTATCTTCCCAAATTAGATTCTAAAAACCACGAAGAAGTAAAACAATTGGATATATTTGTTAGTGATATTTGCTTAGATGAAAATCTTTGTATAAAAACGATCCCAAGGAGATTCACATATTATTAGGGGCAGATTATTtacaggagaaattaaaaaactttcgcCTGATCTAATTGCGATGAACACCAAGTTAGGGTGGACAGTTATTGGAAGAtcaggaattaataaaaatgatagttccAGCACGCTAATGTCGCTACTTGTCAACGACATAAATATATCCGATCTTTGGAGGCTTGATACATTGAATATCAATGACCCTGCGGAAACTCAAAGTAGAAAAGAACTAGAAGAAGCGGCTAAGGAACATTTTGAACGCAGTGTAACACGAGATAACGAGGGGCGCTACATTGTCAGTCTACCGTGGATACATGATCATCCACCTCTTCCTGATGGCAGAAAGATAGCTGAACGAAGACTTAACAGTTGTATTAAAGCCTTAGAACGTGCCGAAAAGCTGGCCGATTATGATGATGTTTTTCAGGATTGGCAGAATGAGGGTATTATTGAAGAAGTTGATCCTATGCAAGAAATCAAAGAAGGACAGCATTTCTTACCTCACCATCCTGTCTTCAAGGAGAATTCGACGACCAAAGTTCGACCCGTTTTTGATGGTTCAGCTAAAGAAAAGAATACACCTTCTATTAATGACTGCCTCGAAAAGGGACCAAATCTTGTAGAACTCATTCCATCTCTCATAAATCGCTTTCGTGTTGAAAAATATGGAGTGATATCTGACATCAAGAAGGCCTTTCTGCAAATTGGATTACAAGAACGAGATAGACCATATCTCAGATTTTTATGGAAGGATAGAAGAAAAGACGGAAATATCAAGATCCTGCAGCACAAAAGAGTTGTGTTCGGAATCTCCTCCAGTCCTTTCCTTCTAGGAGCTACATtagaacttcatttaaaaaacgcCCCAGATCATCTCAAGGAAACAGCCCAGCAACTTATGAAGTCCTTCTACGTTGATAATTGTGTTTTCAGCGTCAACAGAAAAGAAGAACTCGCTAGATTTATTTCGGAATCACAAGCACTATTATCTACTGCCAAGTTTGAACTTCGAGGGTGGGAGCATTCTCCTACTGAAGACAAAACTGAAGAAAGGCAAGAAGACCGAAAGGTTCCAGTTCTTGGGCTTCTGTGGAATTTACCAAAGGACACTATATCTCTAGATTTGAAAAGTTTGATGAAAGAAGATAAAGGacctattacaaaaagaaaaatcctgtCAACCGTTCATCGAATCTTTGATCCGATAGGATTTTCTTGTCCAGTGACTCTAGAGCCCAAATCTTTGTTGCAGGAATGCTGGAAATTGGGGCTGTCCTGGGATGCTGAACTCCCTCTGCTGATAACTGAAAGATTCGAACGCTGGAAGATGAAGTTACCGAAATTGAATGATCTTGAAATACCAAGATGTGTACGTGAGGACTTTGCAGAAGATTCCAGATTTTCCATCCATGTTTTTTGTGACACAAGTCAGAGTGCCTACGCTATATGTATCTTCTTGAGAGCTGAATCTGCTGATAGCACGTCGTGCCAGTTGATACAAGCTAGAAATAGAGTTGCTCCTTTGAAAAAGATCTCTATTCCACGGCTAGAACTTTTGTCCTGCACTATTGGAGCTAGATTGGCAAAAGCAACCATATCCGAACTTGGACTTGAGAACATACCAATCTTCTACTGGTCTGACTCTATGAATGCTTTATATTGGatcaaaagaaatgagaattggGCCACGTTCGTTTACAACAGGGTACTGGAAATCCGTAAACTCACTAATCCTGAAGACTGGAGGCATATAAGTGGAACATTAAACCCAGCTGACCTTCCATCGCGAGGTTCCAATGCAGAGGAACTTGTGAAATCTCTTTGGTGGAAGGGTCCAAATTGGCTGAGAATGCCTATAGAAGATTGGCCTGTTTCGGAAACTATGCCAAATTTCGACGTTGTAAACtccgaaaaaagaaaatctattgtgTCTGTCACTAACACCACGACAGAGCAATTAGAGTACTTTTCTAAGGTATCTTCTTTCCGAAAAATGACCTGAATCACGGCTtggatttttcgtttttataaaaatgctaaaacccagaaaaaggaaagaaaattcgGTACCCTAGATTTTGAAGAAGTAGAGGCTgcagaaaagtacattttaaaacaagttcaaaGTCAATGTTTTTTGGGGAATGAAAAACTGAATTTACAGACATTCCTGGATTCAGATGGTTTATTAAGAGTAAAGACCAAAATTTCTCAAAGAAGTGATCTACCGACATTTAGATTTCCAATTTTGCTGCCTTCAAAGCATGATGTTattggaaaacttatttttgaaaagcatgttGAACTTAGTCATGCTGGGATACAGATTTTGATGTCGAGTTTAAGAGAGAATTATTGGATCTTAAAAAGCAGGACGACAATACGTCAAGTAATAAGGACCTGTGTAATATGTCAACGTTTTTCATCTCGGCCATTAGAAGTAGCAAGTGCTCCACTACCCGAAGATCGCGTCAGAGATGCTTATGTTTTTGAAGTAGTAGGAGTTGACTTGTGCGGACcactatatttgaaaaacaaaaccaAATGTTGGGCTGTACTTTTTACATGCGCAGTTTATCGCGCAGTCCACATCGAGCTGGTAACTAGTTTATCAACAGATAGTTTTATTCTAGCTTTACGAAGGTTTATTTCTAGAAGAGGAAGACCAGCTACAATTTATTCAGATAATGGAACCAACTTAGTGGGTACTTCTAATGAGCTGAAATCTGTTGATTGGGTGAAAATGCAAGAATATGCCTCAGTAAAGAAAATCCTATGGAAATTCAACCCTCCATCAGCCCCATGGTGGGGCGGATTTTGGGAAAGGCTTATAGGTATGTTGAAatctatcttaagaaaaattcttggaaagGCCTCCTTACAATTTGAAGAATTGTACACTGTACTATGTGATGCTGAGGGCATTATAAATTCAAGACCTTTGACATACTTAAGTGAAGACAATGAGGACCTTATAGCATTAACACCTGCTATGTTTTtacaagatgtaaaagaaataggaGTTCCAGATATAGATGAAATAGATGCtaagagaatgaataaaagattcttcTACAGGCAAAAAGTGTGTCAAGATCTCAGAAAACGTTTCAGAATCGAATATCTTGGACATCTTAGAGAATTTTCAAAGATTcgtaatgaatctaaaattaaagaaggagacATTGTTCTCATCGGTGATAGTAACGTCAAGCGAATAAATTGGCCTTTGGGAAGAGTCATCAAATTATATCTTGGAAAAGACAAGAAAGTTCGTCTCGTGGAAGTCCAGACCAAACCTGGGTCTTTCCTACGTCCAATCCAGAGACTTTTTCCTCTTGAGGTCAGCCAAAGTGAAAAATATGCTATCCCATGTCTCCCAAAGAGTGATTCTCCATCCACAATGATGATTCCTGATGGTACACCTACCTCTAGTGACTCTCATGCTGTTTCAGATGTGAGACAACCAAGAAGATCCCGTTATGGCCGGCTTTTAAAGCCCAATGCTCTCCTAGACTCATTGGTTTGAGTTTCTAAAGTCCTTTACGAAACTCAAAGGTGGGAGAGTGTTGGATACCAGGccttaactgtaaccagttttaactgtgaagaactttcccttctcaccaccaggggtttgttgacttcctctcgatttggcggcaaccaacgaacgcgttttttactcttttaacttgtaaatatattcttaatcatgtaacatataatcaagtaactattaaaataatattcttaaagagaagttccccatgttaatgagtcatacagtcactgaacctgccactaactagatatttaagattttcagctgcagatggagacaacaacaCCAGTATTTAACCAaaaagagattccaaccaacaaaacaaagGTAAGCGCATTTACTTGCCTTTAATTTAGAGATAGTTCGTGTtggaatatatatgaaataaaaatatatattctgcaaaaacagattttttttcataatatatacagtATAATACAAGTACTACAAGCATATGATTTgaactgaacaataattttatgctgaatcattaatatcagcttttctttttaattacatgatAATTGTGTGCGTAAGAGGAatgtattataagtatagatttaatatgcaataaagtaacattataattgaatttcaatttttctaatgacagaaactttttctatattataaattatatttttttaaagctaataaacACAAATTAACTTTTGCCTATTTGTAGCCTGAATTGAGATAACTAAATTGCAAAAACCCTTTCTTGTGCGTGGGATTTCTTTTGTGTGAGCGCTAGAGACATTGATCACTACAGATTTTagtcccaaaatttttatttacatgttcATAAGGGACACAGCACAGATTAcaacacaaaattatgaaaatattaaaagaaaaacaccaCGATCTAGCAGAGCGACCTTACTCTCCTGCTTCTCATCCAGTTCTCCCTCTTTCTCCTCCCCCACTTCCGTTAGGCTAGCGGGGTTACTCTCAGGGGTGAGAAGGGTTGCCAAAATTGGCATGTCTTACACGCCCCACCTAAGCATAAAATTAGCCCACAGTGGCTGATTTTATCACAgtcatgaataatatataaatatacaaaaacactataacctatttacaaaatcaaaaacaaataaattcaaaaaggttaaaaactaatataacatGTATACGGGTTTCATACAtatgcaaatatcaaaaatacagacataattttttttttgtacaagtgATGAATTATTTCAGTCGTGATAGGGCGTCCGACCTCAATGCTGTACACCAGGTCTATGTGTGATGGAATGATTCCTCCTTTGTAGAGCTAGAGCCCAACGGGTTATCTTTGGACTTTTAGGAGTGGTTTGGTTCAGATATTTAAGAGGATTGTGATCAGATATGATCTCCACCTTAGCACCATAAATCCACTTATCGAATTTATTCAGACCATATAGCACTGCCCAAGCCTCTTTCTCAATGCTTGCCGAGTTATTTTGTGCAGTGTTAAATTTTTGGCTGGCAAAAGCTATTGGTTTGTAAGACCCGTCAGCATCCTGCTGAGTTAAACAGCATCCTACACCATGATCAGACGCATCACAGTGTATCTGGAATGGCAAGTTGGCATCAGGTGTAGCAAGACTAGTTACCTCACAGAGTAATTCTTTCAGTTTCTCAAACGAGTTTTGTTCTTCTTCCCCCCAACCTACCTTGTTTGGCTTATTCTTCTTGGTTAATTCCGTGAGTGGAGTGGATATTTCCGTAAATTTTGGTATATATGTGCGGTAAAATCCCATTAATCCTAATACGGACCTGACCTCTTTTTTAGTGGTAGGTctagctaatttctgtattgctAGAATTTTGTCTTTATCCGGACCATGTCTACCTCCACCTATAATATggcctaaatattttatttgtttggtgGCGAAAGTACATTTATCCAGCCGTACAGAAAATCCTAAATCATCTAATTCTGTCAgtataagttttaaatgaaacagatgcTCTTTAAAAGATCTAGAATAAATGACTACATCATCCATGTACGCCTGCGCATACTCTGAATGAGATTTCAAGGCACAGTCTTCCACTGGTACACAGCATTATGCATAGCAAACGCCGTCAACCGTTTACTTTCCTCGTTCATTTTTATTTGCCAATATCCCTTTAAAAGATCTAAGCTACTTAACCAATGGCCTGACCCTGCAGTTCTTGCAAATCTTTCATGGGAAAGACTGGAACTTTGGTGACTGCATTTAATGCTCTAAAATCAATGCACATTCTCATTGAAGAAGCCGTTTTAGCAACGCAAACAATCGGATGAGCAATTTCGGATACCGAAGGTTCTATCAAGTCTAACTCTAAAAGTTCTTGAACTTGACGTTCAACTTTCTTTCTGTATGCAATAGGAACACTATTACAATGAGGCTTTTTCTGTACCGTATTGGGCAATAGTTCAATTTTATGAGTGCTAACCGCAGCTGGTTGCACGGGTTTAGTAAAGTTgcgtttaaattttacgattaaatttttaagagtttcTAATTGAGAATTgtctaaatgtttaatttcaagattatgaagaatttcgaaaaatttagattctttggTAGCGGTTGGTATAGTTTCAACATGCCCGAATTCTTTTTCTTCCTCAAAAATGACATTTACAGAGTTAGAACTAGCTATgtaatgttttaacttattttgatGAATGTGCTAGATAGAACCATCCgacattttaactgaaaatgaatGGGGATTACGTTTCTCAACGATAGTTGCAGGACCTTGCCATCtggcaaataatttattagtcgAATCAGGTATTAATACTATCACCTGATATCCAACTTTGTACACTCGGTTAGACGattttaaattgtgataataCGCCGCATTTTCCTGTTGTACTGCTGAAACAAGCTTAGCCTGCTCTGCAGCCTTCTCTagttctgattttaaattttccaggTATTTGGAAACGGAAGTACTATTTAATggtacattattaaattttcctgTCCAAGTAGATTTTAGGATAGGCAAAGGACCTTGTGGTTGTCTACCATAGAGTAACTGAAATGGCGACACACCTGTAGTTGAATGAGGTATTTCTCTGTACGCCCAAAGCACATAAGGAATTTGTAAATGTCATCCCCTACCTTCTTCCCTGACTACATTATGCAGcatgttttttaaagttctattaaACGTCTCCACCAACCCATTTGATTGTGGATATCCAGGGGTAGAGAATCTTGGACTGCTCCCTATTCGTTTTTCAAACTCTTTAGTCAGTTCGGCCGTAAAATTGGTCCCGTTATCAGACGCGATAACAGTAGGAATACCTGTCCttgaaaatatacttaacaaAGCTTCACATGTTGCCTTAGCATTCAGACTAGTCAACGGTATGGCTTCGCCCCACCCAGTATGTTGATCAACCAGacataatatgtatttatgtCCTTTCGCACTAGGAGGATCAATTGGACCTATCAGGTCTACATTCATTACCTGAAATGGTAATTCAGGCCTCACGACAGGCGTAATTGGCGTTCTGTCACTAGTTTTACAGTCTGAGTGAGTTGACACTCTTTACATGAGTCGCAAAATTTTTTGACATCCGTCCGCATACCTTCCCAGAAGAAAGAGTACTTGATTCGTTCTAGAATCTTTTTAGAACCCATATGACAACTAAACACTGAGGTATGAGCAAGTCTGAGTACCTCACCGCGTCTACACTTTGGAATTACCAGTTGTCAATACTCTCCCCGAGTATTTTGTCTCTGTGAAACAGATAACCGTCTACCTCATAGTAGTTAGTTTTGCCTTCTTTAGCATGCTTCCAAGCCATTGCTAGACCTGAAGTCTTTTCATATCGCATGGGGCCTCGCCGCaatgctcccttcagtgggcatcttTCTGTACCGTCACAAGTTTTAAAACCGTACGATGCATTTTTTATTGTGAAGCGTGTTTCTGAAGTTAAAGAATCGTTCCATACCGTATCGCCTTTTCTTGTAGAAAAAGCTTTAACCGGAAGTGTAGGAGAAGTGGCATCTGTTCGAAAACTTCGTTCAGGTGACCTACTCGTTGAAGTTGCATCAAGACAACAatcgaacaaaattttaaaattgaaatctatggGCACAATAAAAGTTACTGTTACTCCACATGGTTCCTTGAATTCCTCGAAAGGTGTAATTTCCTGTGGGGAACTATTCAATGTCTCTTTGGAGGAAATCACTAAAAAATTGCAAAGTCAAGGAGTGACCCAGGTGCGCCGAATTTCTATTAGGCGAGATGGAAAACTCCTTAATACTAAGcatcttattttaacatttaactctCCAAAATTGCCAGAGTCGATAAAGGCTGGGTACATGAAATTACCCGTAAGACCTTATGTTCCGAATCCTTTGAGATGCTTCAATTGCCAGCGTTTCGGCCATTCAAAGGCTAACTGCCGCGGGACTTTaacatgcgcccgttgtgcagtaCCTGGCCACGAAAGTAATGAGTGTTCAGcgaaagaaaaatgtgtaaactGTAAAGAAGATCACGCCTCTTTCTCTCGCTTATGCCCTATCtggaaaagagaaaaagagattATTTCTGTTAAAGTTAAAGAGCAGGTGTCATTTCCTGAAGCTCGGAGAATTGTCAGAGCTCGTACACCTGCACTCGGAACAAACTATGCTTCTGTTGTAAAGGGTCCACCAAAAACTGTAGGGATCCAATATGACACAAAAGATTTTAAGGCTAACTCTGAAACTGATAGTTCAGTTACAATATCTGAATCTGATCAGTCTTCCAATGTTACGCCAACTATAATCAAACATACACGAAAGAAACATAAATCTGCTTCCGAAAAATCTCTGGCTctcaaactttcaaaaaaaggGCGTTCACAAAGagacttgaagaaaaaaatttcgtctTTATCAGTCCGGAGTTCAGTCGCTTTGGGATTAGCGACAGAGGGCTTAGCTCATAAGGACTTGCCGACCATATTTGATAAACCCACTAGTCTTGATCACCTTTCCCTCCATCCGTCAGAGGAGGAGGATTTTACAATGAGCTGTGATGTTCCAAAAACTCAAAGCAATGTTGCAAATGATTTATCTCCCGACAatatttcttaatgggtacctttgtttcttggaattgtcgtggtCTGAGATCCAAAATTACTGACATCAAGTGCATTA
It encodes:
- the LOC129956643 gene encoding uncharacterized protein LOC129956643, producing the protein MNTKLGWTVIGRSGINKNDSSSTLMSLLVNDINISDLWRLDTLNINDPAETQSRKELEEAAKEHFERSVTRDNEGRYIVSLPWIHDHPPLPDGRKIAERRLNSCIKALERAEKLADYDDVFQDWQNEGIIEEVDPMQEIKEGQHFLPHHPVFKENSTTKVRPVFDGSAKEKNTPSINDCLEKGPNLVELIPSLINRFRVEKYGVISDIKKAFLQIGLQERDRPYLRFLWKDRRKDGNIKILQHKRVVFGISSSPFLLGATLELHLKNAPDHLKETAQQLMKSFYVDNCVFSVNRKEELARFISESQALLSTAKFELRGWEHSPTEDKTEERQEDRKVPVLGLLWNLPKDTISLDLKSLMKEDKGPITKRKILSTVHRIFDPIGFSCPVTLEPKSLLQECWKLGLSWDAELPLLITERFERWKMKLPKLNDLEIPRCVREDFAEDSRFSIHVFCDTSQSAYAICIFLRAESADSTSCQLIQARNRVAPLKKISIPRLELLSCTIGARLAKATISELGLENIPIFYWSDSMNALYWIKRNENWATFVYNRVLEIRKLTNPEDWRHISGTLNPADLPSRGSNAEELVKSLWWKGPNWLRMPIEDWPVSETMPNFDVVNSEKRKSIVSVTNTTTEQLEYFSKVSSFRKMT
- the LOC129956644 gene encoding uncharacterized protein LOC129956644 yields the protein MSSLRENYWILKSRTTIRQVIRTCVICQRFSSRPLEVASAPLPEDRVRDAYVFEVVGVDLCGPLYLKNKTKCWAVLFTCAVYRAVHIELVTSLSTDSFILALRRFISRRGRPATIYSDNGTNLVGTSNELKSVDWVKMQEYASVKKILWKFNPPSAPWWGGFWERLIGMLKSILRKILGKASLQFEELYTVLCDAEGIINSRPLTYLSEDNEDLIALTPAMFLQDVKEIGVPDIDEIDAKRMNKRFFYRQKVCQDLRKRFRIEYLGHLREFSKIRNESKIKEGDIVLIGDSNVKRINWPLGRVIKLYLGKDKKVRLVEVQTKPGSFLRPIQRLFPLEVSQSEKYAIPCLPKSDSPSTMMIPDGTPTSSDSHAVSDVRQPRRSRYGRLLKPNALLDSLV
- the LOC129956645 gene encoding uncharacterized protein K02A2.6-like; this translates as MNVDLIGPIDPPSAKGHKYILCLVDQHTGWGEAIPLTSLNAKATCEALLSIFSRTGIPTVIASDNGTNFTAELTKEFEKRIGSSPRFSTPGYPQSNGLVETFNRTLKNMLHNVVREEGVSPFQLLYGRQPQGPLPILKSTWTGKFNNVPLNSTSVSKYLENLKSELEKAAEQAKLVSAVQQENAAYYHNLKSSNRVYKVGYQKKPHCNSVPIAYRKKVERQVQELLELDLIEPSVSEIAHPIVCVAKTASSMRMCIDFRALNAVTKVPVFPMKDLQELQGQAIG
- the LOC129956646 gene encoding uncharacterized protein LOC129956646, whose amino-acid sequence is MGPRRNAPFSGHLSVPSQVLKPYDAFFIVKRVSEVKESFHTVSPFLVEKALTGSVGEVASVRKLRSGDLLVEVASRQQSNKILKLKSMGTIKVTVTPHGSLNSSKGVISCGELFNVSLEEITKKLQSQGVTQVRRISIRRDGKLLNTKHLILTFNSPKLPESIKAGYMKLPVRPYVPNPLRCFNCQRFGHSKANCRGTLTCARCAVPGHESNECSAKEKCVNCKEDHASFSRLCPIWKREKEIISVKVKEQVSFPEARRIVRARTPALGTNYASVVKGPPKTVGIQYDTKDFKANSETDSSVTISESDQSSNVTPTIIKHTRKKHKSASEKSLALKLSKKGRSQRDLKKKISSLSVRSSVALGLATEGLAHKDLPTIFDKPTSLDHLSLHPSEEEDFTMSCDVPKTQSNVANDLSPDNIS